Part of the Hevea brasiliensis isolate MT/VB/25A 57/8 chromosome 16, ASM3005281v1, whole genome shotgun sequence genome is shown below.
GCATTCCCTCGGGCCTAAACAGGCAACATCAAATCTTGTTAGACCTGAACGGACATATTCCATAATCAAGTATAAACAGGTTTAAACAAAGTGATTAGACCTCCTTTGCAATCCTGTGTTTCAAGTCATTTTTTGTGATCTCAAGCCTCTGAATAGCAAGCCTACAAAGAAGACAGTATTTTTGTTAAACAGATTAGATTAGCGTTATGGATCATATCAAATATAGAACAGAGAGATTTAATGACAGTTGGTGCTTCAAACAAACAAGCTAGCACAAGAAATGCATTTAAGAAATTACTGCTGAACTAAACTAGATTACAGCTATAACTATAAAAGGAAGCTGAGACATGTAAAATTAAGATGTCTTCAAGCAACAGAAACAATGTCATTTGTGTAGAAATTCTTCTTAGAATCACATAATTAATGAATTGTATGTTTTATATAGATCTGACCATGCTTTGGATTTATTACATTATGTCCAATTCAATATACCAAATAAAAACAATGACAGCCTGCTTAAAGACTATAATTTCTTATTGAAATATTAAATGAACAATGTTGAGACAGATCAACTCAAACCAGCTTTATAGCATGAGCCCAACAATTATATATCTGAATATTGCAGTTTATAGTGCCAAGGCACATATATTCATGTGGTTCAAGGAGAATGCACATAACCAATATCTTACTCTTCTTCTCCAGAAAAATCAACTGATTCCACCGATGGTGTCTTTCTGGCCTGTAGAGATCAAAAACATTATTAGATGCCTAATATTGCAATATATTATCAGTTTAAAAACTGTAGGAAATGAACTACAAAAGCTCACCCTTTTATCTCAGTTCTGACAAAGAAAGCCTAGGAAAACCTATGTTAAAAACTTTGAGGTGAGTGGATAGCTCTAGAAGAGTGTAGGATTGATGTCTAGCGACAATTGTACACCAAGGTACAATTTCCTGGAACCCACTCATGGTTTTCCCTTTTCAAGTTTCTAACCCAACAAAAGTAGCATTATGTTTGAAACTATGAAGGTTTACAACAGAAAAGGCATAAAGCCATTAATTATATAGGTAAGCCTTTCATACATATACCCCTATTATCTTGCTATAGTTTAAATGCTCAAGTCTGAAGGGCATAACATAATTATAATTCTAGTATTCACAATTTTCCCCATCAACTTTTCTTATATTTCCAAACAAATAATGAAGGGCAAAAAAAGCAATCTGTTCACTCAAGGCTGAATTATCATTGTACAACTTTCTTACCAAACCTATTGCTTCTAAGTTTTCAGGACATGCTTGGTTCTTCTTGGGAATGGAATGAGAATGGAAATGGATATCTAGATCCAAAGAATTCTATCcaagtttattttttaaataaaaatgtaaaattaaatgataattttaaaaattatacttaaaaGTAAATGATTTCaacataaataaaaatatcataataaattgGATTCCTTGTTAACCAAACAATCAAAAAAAGGAATCTTATTCTAAGAATTGCACTCAATTCCCAATTCCATAACAAACAAACATGGTGTTTAATCCACAAGGATAAACAATTGCTCAAAACCTTCCATTAATGGGTTTCTTAAACAGCTTTTTTACCCAGTAGAAAATTTAGCAAGAACCATCTCAAATTGAAACATTCTATTGTCAACTGCATGGAATGTGATTTATCTTTCCATGCAGTAGATATGTGACATAACATGGTGTTTAATCCACTGGGATAAACAATTGCTCAAAACCTTCCATTAATGGGTTTCTTAAACAGCTTTTTTACCCAGTAGAAAATTTAGCAAGAACCATCTCAAATTGAAACATTCTATCAACTGCATGGAATGCGATTTATCTTTCCATGCAGTTGATATGTGACATACAGTGCATCAATTGGTTGACTTACATTACTTCTTCCCCAGAATGTTGACCGCTTTCCGTTCAGATTGGAGGTCGCAACTTTACCAGTTGGCTTCTCAGCAGATGAATCGAGCCCAGATATAGGTGAAGAAGGAACAGGATCAATTGAAGATAGAATTTCCCCCATTGATCGGCAAGATTCACCAACAGCTGGTACATTTGAAACATGAATATCACTAATTGAATCATCATTTCCTTTCTTCAGTTTACTTGGTTGTTCCATGAGTTGTACATTAGGATCTCTAGTTTGGACTGAATCAACAGGTAAGTTTGAACTCTCAGCTGGAGCATGATTGGTTCTTGGTGATCCATCAGAATCATCACCACCAAAAGCCTGCATGTATACAAATTGAATATACATTGAATAAGTGTCTGAACACAGGTTCCTAGGGACATCAAGTAGAAAGACAAACATCTTGATGAGATATAAATGAATTGATGTTGAATGCATAGCATCCCAAAATCATACAAATATTTTTCACTTGAAATCAAGTACTTAATTCCAGATACTTCCCAAAAATCTTGGCATTCCTCTACAACCAAATACACTATATCATTGCATACATGCACAAACATCAAAGCCAAAAGTCTAGTTCTTTTTATTTGCAAACCCGCTAAAGTTTAATTTCAATTATCTTCTAGGCTCACAAGAGATATCCAATATTCCTCTAGAACACCAAATGTTCAGTTGCACGTTGGCTGGGAAATTGAACAGTGTGGGGAAATCTAAACAAATAAGATAACCTTGATTATGACTAAATGGTAGGTGAGCGCATCATCCCACAATATCATTGAAAAGAAGAGAGATGACAAAACTTCATCTTCACCATGACAGCAAAGAAAAATCTAGTAAACTCCCTCTAACGTATAAAAGATACATTGATATAATTCACGTACCACCAGATGCAGGCTTAAAGCACTGTCTCGTCAGCCACACAAAATAGTGCTCCCAGCTTCAATATTCCAAATACGTGATTGCCGCTAATCATTTCCAGACACTATTTAAATGATAGAAGTATGTCACATTCCTATTCCTTTCCTACAATCTTCTATATTCAGCACAATAACAAATAGATGTTTTGCATGAGTTCTTAGGAAACTATAATAATAAGATTGACATAGGTCCAGTAGGTTTCTACATTTTTGAAAGCCCTCAAGTTTATCTGTCCCTGATAGTCCTCAAACTAGCAAAGATATGGCCCCCACACCTCCTTAAACACATCCCTGTAATGGGAGCCCCTCCATGGATGTGATCCAGTTCATATGTTCCCCAAGTAGATCCATTAATTCCAAGAGTTGACATATTGAACTCCAAGGAGTTTTAACAATTACAATGCAGAAGCACATGGTTTGTCAATTCTTCTTGTCTCTTGCAAAGATACATTCTAACTCTCTTTCAATGATCTACATCTATTAACTCTGCAGCGCCTTGATTCAATAAATGTATCTAGAgtagatttatttctttattaagAGGCTTTCCAAGCAAAATAGAGGCAATTAGGGGCACCTTCACAATCTAAGTTGCTTTTAATGGAAAAGAGCTCTTACCCTTCTCAATAATCCCTaccaaaaaaattattataaaaagatTGAGATTTTGCAGACCACTTGCTGTCTTTACATTAAAAACAATCACTCACAACACCACCAATTTGAGCATCCCCAGGTGTTTTTACATCTTGCAGTAAACTTAAATAGCAAAAGGGAATGCCATTCAATTGTATAAGGATAAATTGGATAAGTATAGATTTGGGacttcaaaaaaataaaatcactGTTCAATGAATGCAAAGATATCACATATCACATACAACATATTCCTAATTTTTTGAGGTTGTGATCATTTTCCTTCCGTTAACCTAGctatctttttcttttctttctccctGTTCTCATAGTGAGGGGACTGGTCCCTAGCATACATGGGTGACACATCCTTTGGTGTCTCTTATCAATTATTTCATATTGAGTTGCAAAATTATGGAATCTGTCCAAAATTCCAAGCATCACTACTCTTGGATCAGTGCACATGCAGGAAGACAAAAGAACAAGTCGAAAAAGTGAGAAATATATGGAGATGCTTCTGTAAATGCGTAAGAGAGAACCTCAACAACCTTATAGTCATAAAGATCACTGCCAGCATAACCACTGCTCTCACTCAATTTTCCACTGATTACACGTTCAGCATCATCATCAGTTTCTTGATCAACTTCATTTTCTGCATCGTGATAACCATTTTCTTTCAAATCCATATTTTCATCATCGGTTGAATCTTCACTCCCACTGTTTTCTATCCGAGAATCAGCAGCGACAGAGCATCTATGAAGATTTTCATCCTGAAAACAGACAATAGCTACACATCAATACCAGAACaagtataaaatattttaaagaaacttCAACGATGATAAACTTGTGATGATGTTAAGCAAATTCCAAAGAAAAAGCAGATGATATAAGTTGTGCTGGTCTCTTTCAGGGTTTTTTACGCATAGCCAAGAGTATTCCATCTAATGCTATTGCTAATTTTCAACTCCGGATCTTTACACTTTTCTTGTTTATCACAAGTCAGTATAGTTATTCAACCCAGAATAGCCAAACCTGTTGAATCATGCCAGTAACTCTAGCACTTGTTTGCTACAGTGACTGACTACAGGACAACTATGTTGAAACCTGGTCAGACACATTCAGCTCAATCAAGTTTCAGTGAGCTTGTCAGAATTGATTTGCTTAGTTTTGCATAAAATTACTCAAATACAGCAAGTGGCAGGACTTGAACCTGGTCAATCTATAAGAACGCTAGAAAAGAGCAGCAGCTTAACATCAGAGCTATTGTAACCCATGAAATGTATCTAATATTCTGATGTTAAGACTATGATAGAAAACCAACTGCTCAACCATGTAACTCACAATTTAACTGGTGACATCCTCACACTTTTCAATTCCGCGATCCAGTTCAGTTTCTCCAATCTTTTCAATTTTGACACAACTTACAGAGTGAAAAAGCATCTATTAAGTAAAAGAATTTCGTTCAATTTTGCAGAACAGACAACAGAAACATTCGAAAAAGCTATCTACTGTACCAAAGTCCAAAATTTCTATTCCAACTATCACTATGAGCAGAGAAAGCTTCTCTCTCCCTCAATGAAACTACCGTTAAATATGCCCCAAACtctccaaaaaaaaaagaaagagagaccaaaagtagtaatttcttttctttttttatttgcaaTAAAAAAAATTGTCCTCCAATTCCAAATCTCCACAATTTTGTTTCAATGCAAAACATCAGCATTCATTGATACAGACAGAAACCCATTGATCACCATATACCAAATATGAAGGAGCAATGAAACTGATGTCCCATTATCAAACAACAAATATACGGTATCTTACATCAAAAATATTGTCATGCTCCTCTAAAAGAGTTGCAATGATGGCTTGAGCATTATTAGCAGCATTCGCAGCAGCAAGAAGCTGAGCAGAACTGTCACCATTAATATCGAAGTCATCTTCCAACTCACATTCACCAGCTAATAGAGGACGCAACAGCAAGGGTGCCATGCAAGCAGCAACAGCAGATGCAGTCATTCGATTTTCATGAGCATGAGAAGAGATTGTATGCATCATCTTCAGAATTCTGCAAAATATGAAGGCAATAAGAAATACTAGATTGAAGCAAGTACAAATATTTTATACTCATGAGAAACCTCTTGCTACACCACTAATGACTAACACACACATTCCTTCAAAAGGTCCTGGTCCAACATATTATCTATCTCAGAACTTTAAATTTCTCAGTTTTAATTCTCAATAGAGCCAGTTATCCCCAAACAGGAGAACAATAATTGCCCAATGAAGCCGTAAACACTTGCAATACAAGCTAATATTCCTCTCTACTTTAGTGTAAGCATCCAGGAGCAATTGATGAGCATTATTTTGCATATCCTAAATTACACTCAAACAATGACAAAATAACATGCCTTGACGGAACaactttttgtttttttaatgCATTAGGCTCATTAGTCAACACAGTGGGTATCATTGTATAATCACTTTTATTGGAAAAAGATAATCCAACACCATGGAAAATACACTATGAATATAATGCTGACAAAAAAAAGTGAAGCTATGAAGAGTATAGCAAACTTGAGATTTTAATTTCAAACTCAAATCTGAAAGCATGAACGTTAAGACCAGTCGGTCCCACAAGAAAGCTTGAGAAATCCAAAAACTAAGTAAAAAATATGTACGAAGAGATTACCTCTGTAATAAACGTCGGTTTGGTTCAGGAAATGTCTCCAATATTGCAGAGCGCATTGCATTAATCTGAGCTTCCTTACGATCAATTTCTTATTCGATAAAACAACAAAAGAACAGTAACAACATCTAATCAGGCACTTGACATTTTAGCCCACAACCAAGACAAGTAGATACATCCATAAACCAAAATTTACATCTTCATGTATACAAAATAAACTTTTGAGAACAGAAGAAATGGTTCTAAACAAGCCATTCTTCCATTTTTGAAAGATATTTATCCTAATTCCTGACTGCATTTTATGCATACTAGTGACATGTCACACGCAATACAAATGATCTCAGTAATTTTTAACATGTGAATATTAGTGTTTAAAGAACTGATTAAACAATTTCATCCGAAAATACTTTTTAAAGTTTATTGAAGATAAATGCAAAAAAATACACATTTATATTACATGATACACCCACCTGCTTGTACTTACCATGAAGTTAGAATTTCAATATATTAACAACATATAACATTCTAACATGAATATATTACAAAATAAAACTAAGAAAAAAATTGTTTTGCTAAAAATTcttataagaaaagaaaaaagattaGAACCAATATGTCCCACTTAATAATACAGTGCATaaacaaattatttaaattaataccgCACCATGTTTTTACTAGAATTGGCAATTTTAGAGCCAATCAAATCAAAATTCAATTGAAACAGATAGTACCCTTACACAGTTCAAAATATTAATGCAAATAGCATTAGAATCATAGTTATTAAAAACTCAAGGCGCACTAAAGCGCCAAGGGATATTGGAGCCTAGGCATAAATCACAGGGGGCGCACTTGAGCAACATAAagcacaaaaattaaaaaaaaaattacattaaaaataaattatataataaattcattaaaaaataaGCACTATAAATTTAATTACTGAATATTAATTACATATGTAATATGTTATTCATTTcattacttatttttatttattacatCACCATGATTGTCAATTAAACTATATATTGTgaaaaattatcattaaaatatattatattaattttacttttcaatcaaatataatattaaaataataattttaattttttattgtattataattttaattttcgctTTATATTCATTTTAATAATAGTTTACTGAACATAATTTAAGTAAACTTATTACAAATAAGCATGTAtccaatttaaaaataatttatatttatttttaatttatgaaaaattagaatttaaaaaaacACATGAAAAGAAaactaataattaataaaatatattagctTCTTGGTGCAGTTTAAGTTGTTAAAGTGCTGCATTCTACCATAGTTAAATGGTGCTCAAGTGGAACTCAGTGAAATGCTGTAGTTTCAAAATTAATAGGGATAAGTTTCTTGTTGACCAGTCAATCAGCCCATTTAAATAGTATTAGCGCATGACAGATAGGACACCAATATAagtccacttcttcttcttcttcttcaaggcTTTTGTCCTTTTTTCTTCTTCTGCTTGCTTTGTGGATGCGGTCTTCTTCGTCTTCTTCTTAGTTTTGTGGTTGCTGTCTGCATGTGGGTAAGGAAAGAGAAAGCAATTTCTGGGTTTTTTATGGCTGGGCTCCTTGGGGCACGCCTAGGCGTGTCTGACGCTTTGGTGCGCCTGGGCTCGCCTGGGTGTGCCTCCTATAGGTCGCTTGCCTTTGGGTTCCCGTGGCGTTGGGTCTCTCGCCTGGTGCGCCTTGCGCCTCAGGCACGCCCGAGATAACTTTTATTAGAATTATGAAGCTTTATGTTAAAATTACAGCAACAACCACTAAAAAGACCTaaactttgttttttttttccttgtattATTATTGAGCTATCTGACTGAAAATTATAGTATGTGCACTATTTAGTTAAATAATACACAATTAAATAATGCACATATGTCCCTCAACTCCTCAATGTGGTCCAATCAAGTACCAATTTAACAGACATTAAATGCATTTAATAAATGCACCAATATATGTGAGTGGGCACCAAGTATGCTGGCTCagattaaaaaaaatgtaaatagcGTAATAAATTAACCTTTTCAGctcttctattttatttttttacatcaGCAAATAAAGAAATTTGCATGCATTTTTTTATACATTTTCTTGCAACACGGCCATCCATTAGGTTTTTatccaatattttattttttagagtAAACTGGCGTCTACAGGACCAAATCAAGGAGTTGAGGGAACACACCTTGAGCTCAAGAGCTCAATATATGTTCAGCACAGATCAGCTACGATTGACACAAGAAGTAACACTCAATTTTGTTTAGTAATATTTTAACTCAATTTTGTTTAATAATATTTTGACTAAGGGCACAGCAATGCT
Proteins encoded:
- the LOC110662311 gene encoding rho GTPase-activating protein 7 isoform X3; translation: MSASLAAFERPRAGASNKVFKSGPLFISSKGLGWKSWKKRWFILTHTSLVFFKNDPSALPQRGGEVNLTLGGIDLNNSGSVVVREDKKLLTVLFPDGRDGRAFTLKAETSEDLYEWKTALEHALAQAPSAALVMGHNGIFRSDTNDVIEGSFHQWRDKRPVKSLVVGRPILLALEDIDGGPSFLEKALHFLEKFGTKTEGILRQSADVEEVERRVQEYEQGKTEFEVDEDAHVVGDCVKHVLRELPSSPVPASCCTALLEAYKIDRKEAQINAMRSAILETFPEPNRRLLQRILKMMHTISSHAHENRMTASAVAACMAPLLLRPLLAGECELEDDFDINGDSSAQLLAAANAANNAQAIIATLLEEHDNIFDDENLHRCSVAADSRIENSGSEDSTDDENMDLKENGYHDAENEVDQETDDDAERVISGKLSESSGYAGSDLYDYKAFGGDDSDGSPRTNHAPAESSNLPVDSVQTRDPNVQLMEQPSKLKKGNDDSISDIHVSNVPAVGESCRSMGEILSSIDPVPSSPISGLDSSAEKPTGKVATSNLNGKRSTFWGRSNARKTPSVESVDFSGEEELAIQRLEITKNDLKHRIAKEARGNAILQASLERRKQALHERRLALEQDVSRLQEQLQAERDLRAALEVGLSMSSGQFSSSRGMDSKG